Within the Paracoccus everestensis genome, the region CCATGAACTCGCAGCGGTGCAGCTGGCGCACTGTGGCTTCGTTGATCTCGCTGGCGGCGAAGTCGAAGCCTGAGAGATCCTTGTAGGCTGGGAAGCGCGCCGCCTTCATGTGATAGGCGATGGATCGGACCTCACGCTCGGCTATCTCGGCCTTCAGCAGTTGGGACAGGATTGGCACAGCCGCTTCAAAGGCCGGTGCCCCTTGCTCGATCAGGTCCGTCACGGCCTGCGCCATGCCATGCATCTTGAGGCTGCGGAGCATGATGACGATGGCACCGCTGGCGGGATCATGACGCATGATGGCCCCCTGCAACGGGGGTGCGCAGGCCGTCATAGCGCTCGACATTGGCCTTGGGTTCGCGATGGAGAACCAGAGCCTGCGGGGTATCGAGGGGCGGCCCGCCGATGACCTTGCCGTCGACCAGCCGGTGCAACAGGTTCAGCACATGGGTCTTGGTTGCCACGCCCTCGGCCAGGGCCAGTTCCACGGCGGCGAGGACGGCCTGCTCGTCGTGCTGAAGAACCAGGGCAAGGATATCGACCATCTCGCGATCACCACCAGGCTTGCGCAGCATCTGGTCCTGCAGTTGCCGGAAGGCAGGCGGCAGTTCCGCGAATGGTGCTCCGTTCCTGAGAGCCCCGGGCTTGCGCTGGAGAACAGCCAGGTAATGCCGCCAATCGTAGATCGTCCGTGGCGGCACCTGGTGGTTGCGCTGGAACACGCGGCCATGCTCGCACAGGAGGTTGCCCTCGGCCGCCACGACCAGTCGATCCGGGTAAATCCGTAGACTGACAGGCCGGTTCGCAAAGGACGCGGGAACGCTGTAGCGATTGCGCTCGAAGCTGATCAGGCAGGTGGGCGAGACGCGCTTGCTCAACTCGATAAAGCCGTCAAAAGCCGGCGGCAACGGCATCAGCGCGGCCCGCTCCTCAGCCCAGACATCGGCGATCGTGCCGGGCAGCGTGCCATGCGGGGTCTCATGCCACAGCTCCAGGCAACGCTGCTCCAGCCAGGCGTTCATCGTGGCAAGGTCGGGAAAGCCCGGCATCCCCTGCAGGACCTGATGGCGGGAGTCCTGAACGTTCTTCTCGACCTGACCCTTCTCCCATCCTGCCGCCGGATTGCAGAACTCCGGCTCGAAGACATAGTGGTTGGCCATCGCGAGGAAGCGGATGTTGACCTGCCGCTCCTTGCCGCGACCGACACGGTCCACCGCTGTCTTCATGTTATCGTAGATGCCCCGTTCGGGCACGCCACCAAAGACACGGAAGCCATGCCAGTGGGCATCGAAGAGCATCTCGTGGGTCTGCAGTGGGTAGGCGCGCAACAGGAAGGCCCGGCTGTGGGACAGCTTGATATGCGCCATCTGAAGCTTGGTGCGCTCGTCACCCAGAAGCCCGTAGTCTTCGCTCCAGTCGAACTGGAAGGCCTCTCCCGGTCGGAAAGACAGCGGAACGAAGGTGCCGCGTCCTGTGGTCTGCTGTTCCCGCTGGCGATCTGTCCGCCAGTCCCGCGCAAAGGCCGCAACCCGGTTGTAGGAGCCGGTGAAGCCGAGCGTGACGAGATCGGCATGCATCTGCTTCAGCGTCCGCCGCTGCTTGCGCGACTTGCCGGCTTCCGTCTTCAACCAGCCAGCCAGCTTCTCGGAAAAAGGGTCAAGCTTGCTCGGCCGATCCGGCGTGGCAAACTTCGGCTCAATCGTGCCCTCCGCCAGATGCTTGGCAATCGTGTTGCGCGACAGTCCGGTGCGCCGCGCAATCTCGCGTATCGACAGCTTCTGCCGCACATGCATCCGTCGAATGATGTTCAAAAGTCCCATGTGGATCACTCCCGTTGCCCCCGCTGCTCACCGCTCTGGGGGAAGGTTCACATGGCTCAATTCTCAGTGGAAATTACCCGCCTATCCGGCTCAGTTCTGGGTGGAAATCAACAACATTGTGGAAGAAAACTATCGAGGTAGAGAACTCATCTGGCGTAGGACAACGCCACCGTCACACTCAAGGTGACGTCCCAGGGCGTGGTGTAGCTTTCGGTGGTCATCGGGTTTCTCGGTAGGGTCGGGTTGCTGATCCCACCTGAACCGAGGGATGTCCCCGATGACCAAACCCATGATGGACCTGCGTGCGCTCGTAGAGAAGAGCGCCGATGCCGATCTGCTTTCCCGAGATGATCGGCTTTGCTGCCGAGCGGTTGATGCAGCTGGAGGTCGGCGCCAAGACCGGCGCTGACTATGGCGAGAAGAGCAGTGAACGCTTGGCGCAGCGCAACGGCTATCGTGATCGCGACTGGCAGACCCGCGCCGGCAGCGTCGAACTGCGCATCCCGCGCCTGCGCACCAGCTCCTACTTCCCTTCCTTCCTGGATCCGCGGCGCTCGGTTGAGAAGGCTCTAAGCGCCGTGATCCAGGAGGCCTATGTCCATGGCGTCTCGACGCGATCGATGGATGACCTGGTGCAGGCCATGGGCGGCACCGGGGTGTCGAAGAGCCAGGTGAGCCGCCTGTGCGAGGAGATCGACGAGCGTGTGGACGCCTTCCTGACGCGGCCGATCGAGGGCGAATGGCCCTACCTCTGGATCGATGCCACCTACCTCAAGGTGCGCCAGGGCGGGCGGATCGTATCGGTCGCGGTCACGCTCGCAGTGGCGTCAATACCGACGGCAGGCGCGAGGTTCTGGGCATGGCGATTGGTGCCTCCGAGGCGGAGCCCTTCTGGACCGAGTTCCTGCGTGACCTCGTCCGCCGTGGCCTCGGCGGCGTGAAGCTTGTGATCAGCGATGCGCATGAGGGCATCAAGGCTGCCACCGCTCGGGTCCCGTCCACGACCTGGCAGCGCTGCCGCGTCCACTTCCAGCACAATGCGCTCGCCCATGCCGGCAAGAACAGCCGCCGCGTGGTCTCCGCCTTCATCGCCACGGCCTTTGCCCAGCCCGACCATGCAGCGGCGAAGGCCCAGTGGCGGCTCGTGGCGGAGCAGATGCGCGGCAAGCTCCCGAAGCTGGCCACGCTCATGGACACGGCAGAGGAGGACGTCCTAGCCTACATGACATTCCCGGCCAGCATCGCACCAAGCTACACAGCACAAACGGTCGATGAAAGCGGTGCCTTTACGGACGATCACACCTATTGGTTCGGCTTTCCCGAAGGCGCTGCCGAGGGGCTCCGGTATGAGGTCCTGAGCCCCGAAGTGGCGCCGGTCCCGCTGCCAGCATCGGTTTGGCTGCTGGGGGTGTCAGTCGCAGGTCTTGGCGCTCTCCGCAGCAGGCGCAACAGAAAGGCGTAATTGTGCTTGTCTTAGTGGCATGGGATGCAAGTCCCATGCCACTCCGCGATCAATAGGCCCCTCCCGTTTCCGGTCCTAGCTCCGCCCGCTGGATTGGACCGGAAATCCTGCTCCTTTTTGGGTCCTTCCGACGCGGTCATGTATGCGGTGCGCTTCGTCCCGCAAGGTCCTACAGGCAGGGCAAAAATTAGGGTTCGCACCTCCTTAAACCGATGTTGTAAATCTGTGAGCCTGTAAGCCGCAGGTTAAACATACTGGACAGCCGCTGGCCAGAACGGGACAAAAGTCTGGTCTTCCGATGTGCTTGCGCTGTGCTAGCCTGAATTATCGGTTTCGGCTTGAGCTTAGGGAGGGCGGAGTGACAGATCGTCATCACGTCAAGGAGATCGAGCAGGTCCTCGACGGCACGCAGACGGGGCGCGACAGTTTTGTGTCTGCGTCCTGGCGACGCTGCGTCGAGCTTTACGGCATGGATCCCTCGCGCAACGATCCCGCCCATATCGTGACCGAAGCGGAACTGCGCGATCACCGCAAGCAAGCGGAATGGATGATCGGGGCGGCGCGCTCCAGCTTGCAGAGCTTGTTCCGCCAAGTCGCCGGGCAAAACTACGTCCTTCTCCTGACGGATGCGAAAGGTGTCTGCGTCGACTTCTTTGGAGACGACCTCTTCGTCAATGACCTGCGTGGTGCCGGGCTTTACCTCGGATCGAACTGGTCCGAGAACCTCGCAGGCACCTGCGGTGTCGGGGCCTGTATCGTGACGCAGGAGCCAGTAACGGTTCACCAGGACGACCACTTCGGCAATGCACATGTCTCGCTAAGTTGCACCGCCGCACCGATCTTCGACAGCCTGGGTGGGCTAGCGGCGGTGCTTGACATCTCGCTGCTGCGCTCTCCGGCGCCAAAGCGCAGCCAGAACCTTGCGATGAGCCTTGTCACCAATGCGGCACGGCGGGTCGAGATGGCGAACCTCATGGCCGAAGGTCGCCGCGACTGGGTGTTGCGTCTGTCAGACAGCCCAGAATTCCTTGACGTCGATCCCGAGGCCGCTGTTCGGCTGGACGGCTCGGGGCGAGTCCTTGGCTACACCCGCGGGGCACGGCGCCTGTTTCCAGATGGCGGAACCATTCTCGGGCGGTGTATCGACGATGTGCTGGGGCTGACAGTCGATGACCTGCCAGATCTGATGCGCGACCGCCCGACCGAGGATCGAATTATCGAGATGCGGGATGGCGGTGCGCTCTTTGGTCATGCCATCGCACCGCAGGCGCCGCGGACTGCACCGCGCAGCAGCCGTCAAGGCGGTCCGTTGACGGGGCTGGCAGGCGACGATCCCGCGATGGGGCAGGTCCTCGCGCGGGCGGCGAAGCTGGCGCGCACCGACGTGCCGCTGCTGATCACCGGCGAAACGGGGACCGGCAAGACAAGGCTAGCCCGCGCGATCCACATGGTTGGAACAACCAGCGGCTTTCTGAGCATCGACTGCGCCGGACTGTCGGCCGAGGCGCTGCAGGAAACCTGCGCCGATGTGAACAACCCGACAACGCTGCTGCTGCGCCGGATCGAGGATCTGCCCGAGGACACGGCTGCCGCCCTTGCGGCGATGCTGGACAGCCGCAGCTGCCTCAGGCCGCTGTCAACCACATGCGTCGCCCCTAATGAACTGGATCTTCCCCGCCCACTGTTCCATCGCCTCGCCGGCGCTACGCTAACCCTGCCGCCGCTGCGCCAAAGGCAGGATCTCGGCACACTTCTGGACCGCCTGCTGCGGCGGCGTGCACCTGATGACATGCGCCTGTCGCCCGCGGCCCGCGCTGCGCTGCTCGGCCGCCGGTGGCCTGGAAACCTGCGCGAGCTCGAGCAGGTGCTCGACGTAGCTGTCGCACTTTGCGAGGGACGGGTGATCGATCAGCCCGATCTTCCCGCACCCATCGACGCGATGACCCAAGCCACCGGAGCGGAGGAACCGCTCGAGCAGATCATGGAAGCCTGCGGGTGGAACATGTCATGTGCCGCGCGTCGCCTCGGGATCAATCGCTCGACCGTCCTGCGCCGCATGCGCAGAGCCGGGTTGCAACCTCCCGACTAGGTTGTTGCGCGGCGTTGCGTCTGCAACATGCCGCATCGCAGCGGACGAATTTTCGGCACCTGCGCTGGTATTTTCCTAGATCGTGCGTCGAACCGCACCCGATACTTCTCCGAACATAGGAGGAGGAGACGCAATGCTTGATTCAACCGTGACGTCCCGCACGCAGGCGGTGCTGGATACGCTCAATGCCGCGCTGGCCGCAGGAGATGTAGACAGCGCCAAGGCGCTGTTCGCCGCCGACAGCTATTGGCGCGATCTGGTGTCGGTGACGTGGAACCTGAAGACAGTCGAAGGCCCGGAGGGCGTGGCCGACATGCTGTCGCAGCAGTTGGAGCATACGAGGCCCGGCAATTTCCGAATCCAGACAGGAGAGATCCCTGCCGAGGAGGGCGGCGTGATCACCACCTGGATCACCTTCGAGACAAAGGCGGGGCGTGGCTGGGGCCTGATGAGGCTGAAGGACGACCGCATCTGGACGCTGCTGACGGCGATGCAGGAACTGAAGGGCTTTGAGGAAAACCGCGGCAAGCGTCGCCCCATGGGCGCCGAGCACGGCGCGCAGAAGAACCGCACCACTTGGAAGGAAAGCCGCGAAACCGAGGAGGCCCGCCTTGGTTATGACACCCAACCCTACACGGTGATCGTGGGCGGCGGTCAGGGCGGGATCGCGCTTGGGGCAAGGCTGCGGCAGCTTGGTGTGCCGACCATCGTGCTGGACAAGCACGACCGCCCTGGTGACCAGTGGCGCAGCCGCTACAAGTCGCTCTGCCTTCATGACCCGATCTGGTACGACCACCTGCCCTATATCAAGTTTCCCGACAACTGGCCGGTGTTTACGCCCAAGGACAAAGTCGGCGACTGGCTGGAAATGTACACCAAGGTGATGGAGATCAACTACTGGACGCGCTCGGAGGTGCAGTCAGCCCAATATGATGAAGCGTCCGGCACATGGACCGTACAGGTCAACCGCGATGGCGAACAGGTCACGCTGAGGCCCACGCAGCTGGTGCTGGCCACCGGCATGTCGGGCAAGCCAAACATGCCGAAGTTCCCCGGCATGGAGAGCTTCAAGGGCGAAATCCAACATTCGTCGCAGCACAAGGGCCCGGACGCCTGGACCGGCAAGAAGGTCGTCGTCGTCGGCTCCAACAATTCGGCCCATGATATCTGCGCCGCGCTGTGGGAGGCAGATGCCGATGTGACCATGGTGCAGCGCTCCTCGACCCATATCGTCCGGTCGGACAGCCTGATGGAGATCGGCCTTGGTGCGCTTTATTCCGAGGAGGCGCTGGCAAACGGCGTGACGACCGAAAAGGCCGACATGATCTTCGCCTCCCTGCCCTACCGGATCATGCACGAGTTCCAGATCCCCCTTTACAAGCAGATGCGCGAGCGCGACGCCGAGTTCTATGCGGGGCTGGAGAAGGCCGGGTTTGAGCTGGACTGGGGCGAGGACGGATCGGGCCTGTTCATGAAGTACCTGCGGCGCGGCTCGGGCTACTACATCGACGTGGGCGCCAGCCAGCTCATCATCGATGGCGAGGTAAAGCTGGTTAAGGGCCAGGTCGATCACTTCGAGGAAGATGCCGTCGTGCTGACGGATGGCACGCGGCTCGAGGCAGATCTTGTCGTCATGGCAACCGGCTATGGCAGCATGAACGGCTGGGCCGCCGATCTCATCAGCCAGGAGGTTGCGGACAAAGTGGGCAAAGTCTGGGGTCTCGGCTCGGATACGACCAAGGATCCCGGCCCTTGGGAGGGCGAGCAGCGCAACATGTGGAAACCCACGCAGCAGCAGAACCTGTGGTTCCACGGCGGCAACCTGCACCAGTCGCGGCACTACTCGTTGTATCTCGCACTCCAGCTCAAGGCCCGGATGGAGGGTATGGACACGCCCGTCTACGGCCTGCAGCAGGTGCATCACCTGTCGTGATGCATCTTGCGCCCGGCTGCCTCCCGGCCGGGCGCGCCATACCTCAAGAGTTGGAGTAAAAAGATGAAAGCAGCACGTTGGCATGGCGTGAAGGACATCCGCGTCGAGGACGTCGCAGAGCCAAGCCCAAGAGCGGGCGAGGTCAAGGTCAAGGTTGCCTGGACTGGCATCTGCGGCAGCGACCTGCACGAATACCTCGCAGGCCCGATCTTCGTGCCGGTGGAACAGGACCATCCGCTCAGCCACGACAAGGCACCGATCACCATGGGCCATGAATACTGCGGCACCGTCACCGAGTTGGGCGATGGGGTCACTGGCCTGGCCGTAGGAGACCGGGTGGCGATCGAGCCGATTTTCGCCTGTGGTGCATGTTCCGCCTGCCTGGAGGGCAAGTACAACCTCTGCGAGTCGCTGGGCTTCGTGGGGCTGTCCGGTGGGCATGGCGGCTTTGCGGCCTATTCGGTGGTGCCCGCGCGCATGGTTCACAAGATGCCGGAGGCTCTCTCGATGGAGCAAGGCGCGCTGGTGGAACCGGCCGCCGTGGCACTGCACGCCGTACGGCTTTCGAAGATCAAGGCCGGCGACACGGCAGCGGTCTTCGGGGCTGGTCCGATCGGACTGCTGGTTGTCGAGGCATTGCGCGTCGCCGGTGCCGCCCAGATCCATGTGGTGGAGCCATCCGAGGTGCGGCGGCAGAAGGCACTGGATCTGGGCGCCACCACCGCGATAGACCCGATGTCCGCCGATGCCGTTGCTCTGATCCGCGAGGCGACCGGCGGTGTGCATGTTGCCTTCGAGGTGACGGGCGTGCCGCAGGTTCTGGCGCATTGCATCAACGCCACGCGGCACGAAGGCCAAACCCTGATTGTCTCAATCTGGGAAACCGACGCCGCCTTCCAACCAAACACGGTCGTGCTGAAGGAACGCCAGCTACAGGGCACCATTGCTTATCGCAACGTGTACCCAGCCGTGATGGAACTCATGACGCAGGGCTATTTCAGCGCTGAAAAGCTGGTGACCAAGCGGATCGCCATCGACGAAATCGTGGCCGAAGGGTTCGAAGCGCTGGCCGCGGAGAAATCCCAGGTGAAGATCCTCGTGGAAGCACCTGAGTGAAAGCAGCCAGGCGCGGGAGATGAACCCGCGCCCGCCCTCTTTCACCCCC harbors:
- the istA gene encoding IS21 family transposase, with the translated sequence MGLLNIIRRMHVRQKLSIREIARRTGLSRNTIAKHLAEGTIEPKFATPDRPSKLDPFSEKLAGWLKTEAGKSRKQRRTLKQMHADLVTLGFTGSYNRVAAFARDWRTDRQREQQTTGRGTFVPLSFRPGEAFQFDWSEDYGLLGDERTKLQMAHIKLSHSRAFLLRAYPLQTHEMLFDAHWHGFRVFGGVPERGIYDNMKTAVDRVGRGKERQVNIRFLAMANHYVFEPEFCNPAAGWEKGQVEKNVQDSRHQVLQGMPGFPDLATMNAWLEQRCLELWHETPHGTLPGTIADVWAEERAALMPLPPAFDGFIELSKRVSPTCLISFERNRYSVPASFANRPVSLRIYPDRLVVAAEGNLLCEHGRVFQRNHQVPPRTIYDWRHYLAVLQRKPGALRNGAPFAELPPAFRQLQDQMLRKPGGDREMVDILALVLQHDEQAVLAAVELALAEGVATKTHVLNLLHRLVDGKVIGGPPLDTPQALVLHREPKANVERYDGLRTPVAGGHHAS
- a CDS encoding VPLPA-CTERM sorting domain-containing protein, which translates into the protein MAPVPLPASVWLLGVSVAGLGALRSRRNRKA
- a CDS encoding sigma-54-dependent Fis family transcriptional regulator; the protein is MCLRCASLNYRFRLELREGGVTDRHHVKEIEQVLDGTQTGRDSFVSASWRRCVELYGMDPSRNDPAHIVTEAELRDHRKQAEWMIGAARSSLQSLFRQVAGQNYVLLLTDAKGVCVDFFGDDLFVNDLRGAGLYLGSNWSENLAGTCGVGACIVTQEPVTVHQDDHFGNAHVSLSCTAAPIFDSLGGLAAVLDISLLRSPAPKRSQNLAMSLVTNAARRVEMANLMAEGRRDWVLRLSDSPEFLDVDPEAAVRLDGSGRVLGYTRGARRLFPDGGTILGRCIDDVLGLTVDDLPDLMRDRPTEDRIIEMRDGGALFGHAIAPQAPRTAPRSSRQGGPLTGLAGDDPAMGQVLARAAKLARTDVPLLITGETGTGKTRLARAIHMVGTTSGFLSIDCAGLSAEALQETCADVNNPTTLLLRRIEDLPEDTAAALAAMLDSRSCLRPLSTTCVAPNELDLPRPLFHRLAGATLTLPPLRQRQDLGTLLDRLLRRRAPDDMRLSPAARAALLGRRWPGNLRELEQVLDVAVALCEGRVIDQPDLPAPIDAMTQATGAEEPLEQIMEACGWNMSCAARRLGINRSTVLRRMRRAGLQPPD
- a CDS encoding NAD(P)/FAD-dependent oxidoreductase, which translates into the protein MLDSTVTSRTQAVLDTLNAALAAGDVDSAKALFAADSYWRDLVSVTWNLKTVEGPEGVADMLSQQLEHTRPGNFRIQTGEIPAEEGGVITTWITFETKAGRGWGLMRLKDDRIWTLLTAMQELKGFEENRGKRRPMGAEHGAQKNRTTWKESRETEEARLGYDTQPYTVIVGGGQGGIALGARLRQLGVPTIVLDKHDRPGDQWRSRYKSLCLHDPIWYDHLPYIKFPDNWPVFTPKDKVGDWLEMYTKVMEINYWTRSEVQSAQYDEASGTWTVQVNRDGEQVTLRPTQLVLATGMSGKPNMPKFPGMESFKGEIQHSSQHKGPDAWTGKKVVVVGSNNSAHDICAALWEADADVTMVQRSSTHIVRSDSLMEIGLGALYSEEALANGVTTEKADMIFASLPYRIMHEFQIPLYKQMRERDAEFYAGLEKAGFELDWGEDGSGLFMKYLRRGSGYYIDVGASQLIIDGEVKLVKGQVDHFEEDAVVLTDGTRLEADLVVMATGYGSMNGWAADLISQEVADKVGKVWGLGSDTTKDPGPWEGEQRNMWKPTQQQNLWFHGGNLHQSRHYSLYLALQLKARMEGMDTPVYGLQQVHHLS
- a CDS encoding 2,3-butanediol dehydrogenase; translation: MKAARWHGVKDIRVEDVAEPSPRAGEVKVKVAWTGICGSDLHEYLAGPIFVPVEQDHPLSHDKAPITMGHEYCGTVTELGDGVTGLAVGDRVAIEPIFACGACSACLEGKYNLCESLGFVGLSGGHGGFAAYSVVPARMVHKMPEALSMEQGALVEPAAVALHAVRLSKIKAGDTAAVFGAGPIGLLVVEALRVAGAAQIHVVEPSEVRRQKALDLGATTAIDPMSADAVALIREATGGVHVAFEVTGVPQVLAHCINATRHEGQTLIVSIWETDAAFQPNTVVLKERQLQGTIAYRNVYPAVMELMTQGYFSAEKLVTKRIAIDEIVAEGFEALAAEKSQVKILVEAPE